The Eurosta solidaginis isolate ZX-2024a chromosome 4, ASM4086904v1, whole genome shotgun sequence genome includes a window with the following:
- the LOC137248687 gene encoding probable phosphatase phospho2 produces the protein MAAKKKINLNQCFLKSRLTFCLLKLKKILFLYPHLKALVLTRQKAYKRTKMAFGPPTRRLLVLDFDETLTSVDTVNLLRDLLPAHRRPKDINLNRDGWINYANSIFEMLRLAGFSSTELRNLIAAIPPVPSMVEFIKHLYEACDPKYDIIIISDANTIFINDWIAKHSLTKCIKAIFTNSAFIVSSDGLYVQPFNNNNKCPLSPPNLCKRAILEEYVMKRYGLGIKYERVIFIADGAHDYCPTLGMCKDDIVCVRKGKDLEKKVRCYRKRCKVRPLLLLWTTGHELLKLLESALDCVTISCI, from the coding sequence atggcagcaaaaaaaaaaataaatttgaaccaATGTTTTCTTAAAAGCCGGCTTACGTTTTGcttattaaaacttaaaaaaatattatttttatatccaCATCTTAAGGCATTGGTCTTAACACGTCAAAAGGCATACAAAAGAACAAAGATGGCTTTCGGTCCGCCAACACGGCGTTTACTCGTTTTAGATTTCGATGAGACTTTGACCTCCGTTGATACGGTCAACCTTTTACGCGATTTGTTACCTGCTCATAGGCGTCCCAAAGATATCAATTTGAATAGAGATGGCTGGATAAATTATGCGAATAGTATTTTTGAAATGTTACGCTTGGCGGGGTTTTCATCGACTGAACTGCGTAATCTCATTGCGGCGATACCGCCAGTACCAAGTATGGTAGAGTTCATCAAACATCTGTATGAAGCATGTGATCCCAAATACGATATAATCATCATAAGCGATGCCAATACAATTTTCATCAATGATTGGATAGCCAAACACAGTCTAACAAAATGTATAAAAGCGATATTTACGAATTCAGCATTTATCGTTAGTAGCGATGGCTTATATGTACAGccctttaacaacaacaacaaatgtccATTGAGTCCACCAAATCTCTGCAAGCGTGCCATTTTAGAAGAATATGTTATGAAACGATATGGATTGGGTATTAAATATGAGCGCGTTATTTTCATAGCGGATGGTGCACATGATTATTGTCCGACTTTGGGTATGTGTAAAGATGATATTGTGTGTGTACGTAAGGGAAAAGATTTGGAAAAGAAAGTGCGTTGCTATCGTAAGAGGTGTAAAGTAAGGCCACTGCTGTTGCTGTGGACTACTGGTCATGAGTTGCTAAAGTTGCTGGAGTCTGCATTGGATTGTGTTACTATATCATGCATATAA
- the LOC137248694 gene encoding luc7-like protein 3, translating to MVDAARQMLDELMGRNRNLHPSEAPRKITWDDPDFCQYYVVKFCPHDLFINTRADLGPCMQIHDDEAKRLYEEARPSARKRSYEDEFLRFCNNMLNDVDRKIQKGKQRLLLMNRDQPAPVIPISKYQEQMNNVNARIKKLLTEAEEAGIRGDVDQAKDLMALCEQLKDEKDALAAHHEQQLNAPSNGLIPEPPEPPLISAAKPETEKSPKKEEAGNASSSIDKKIPPWMQEFGTLPEKQMEVCETCGAFLIVGDAQQRIEDHLMGKQHLGYSRLRQAVEEIQERRQKEREEEDKKRHEEREHRSSTRSYSQHNERRRDHSDRDRERERDRDHRARSRDHSNRHSSDRHRHHHKSSHHRRSHSRSSHRRGSRDRHSRSRSRSHSHSRSHSRY from the exons ATGGTAGACGCAGCACGTCAAATGCTGGATGAGCTGATGGGTCGTAATCGAAATTTACACCCTTCAGAGGCACCACGTAAAATTACCTGGGATGATCCTGAT TTCTGTCAATATTATGTAGTAAAATTTTGTCCACATGATCTTTTTATTAATACACGGGCCGACTTGGGCCCGTGTATGCAAATTCATGATGACGAAGCAAAACGTTTGTATGAAGAAGCACGTCCATCCGCTCGCAAACGCTCTTATGAAGATGAATTTTTGAGATTTTGTAATAATATGTTGAACGATGTGGATCGTAAAATACAAAAGGGAAAGCAACGACTTCTGCTCATGAATCGTGATCAGCCTGCACCGGTAATACCGATATCTAAATACCAGGAACAAATGAACAACGTGAATGCGCGCATTAAAAAATTACTAACTGAAGCCGAAGAAGCTGGCATTCGTGGTGATGTTGATCAGGCAAAGGATCTTATGGCGCTGTGCGAGCAACTAAAGGATGAGAAAGATGCGTTGGCCGCACACCATGAGCAACAACTTAATGCTCCATCAAATGGTTTAATCCCTGAACCACCGGAACCCCCATTGATTAGTGCCGCTAAACCCGAAACAGAAAAGTCACCCAAAAAAGAAGAAGCTGGCAATGCCAGTAGTAGTATTGATAAGAAAATACCGCCTTGGATGCAAGAATTTGGTACACTACCAGAGAAGCAAATGGAAGTTTGTGAGACTTGTGGCGCTTTTCTAATTGTTGGCGACGCTCAACAGCGTATTGAAGATCATCTCATGGGCAAACAACATCTCGGCTATTCACGCTTGCGTCAAGCTGTGGAGGAGATACAGGAACGGAGGCAAAAGGAAAGAGAAGAAGAGGATAAAAAAAGGCACGAAGAACGGGAGCATCGCAGTTCAACACGCAGTTATAGTCAACATAATGAACGCAGGCG TGATCACAGTGATCGTGATCGGGAACGCGAACGTGATCGTGATCATCGTGCACGTTCGCGTGATCATAGCAACCGCCACTCGTCTGACAGACATCGCC ATCATCATAAGTCCTCGCATCACAGACGTTCACATTCACGCAGCAGCCATCGCCGTGGCAGCCGGGATCGTCATAGTCGCAGTCGCAGCCGTAGCCATAGCCATAGCCGCAGTCATAGTCGCTATTAA